TCTTGAAGAAGCGAGGGGCAGGTTCGCCCATTATTGGTCGTCCGTGCCTCTGCCCCGAACGACGGGGTGTGGTCGGAAGCTGCCGTCGCTATGTGACGGATCGGAGGGCCCCTATTCCCCTATTGTTGCCCGGAACCCGCCATTCCGCAACCGGCCCAGTAGCGGCCGTAACCGTCAATTCAATTTGTTCTCTTTTTGTTCTATCTTTCCTCCTCGTGGCGTGTTAAGGCTGGCCGCGCCGCATATTGCACAGCGCCCATCAGGAACCACCCAACTGCCCAACCCATCACCCCCCTCCGCCGAACCCGCCATCCTCGCCAGCGCCCCGCGCTGCGGCGCGCGGACCCGTTCGGGGGCGCCGTGCCGGTCCCCGGCAGTGGGCGGAAGGCAGCGGTGCCGGATGCATGGCGGCAGGGGCAGCGGCGCGCCGCGCGGGAACCGGAATGCCTGGAAGTATGGCGGGCGTTCCGCCGCGTTCCGGGATGCGGCGCGCTATATTCGGGCGAGCAGCCGCTTTACCGCCGCCGCCCGGCTCGCTTTGCGCGCCTTCGCGCTGGGGCCGGAGGTCGCCGCCATGGCGCTGCGGCTGGCCGATGCCGCCTGGGCGGAGATGCCGGCGGCGCCCGGCGTGGACGTCCTCCCATTTCGTATCCCCTCGCGTCACCGGCAGGCCGGGCGATGCGCGGCCGGGCCCGCTTCGTCGCGGGAAAAAATAAAAACGAACGCACAACCCCATGCACCCGGAAATGCGGGCCCTCGGCCCTCCTTCGTCGGCGCCTTCGCCAGCCTCGCTGCCGGCCCCGCAGACAGGCATCGGCTCGCACGACAGACGGCCGGCACGTCGCCATGCCGGCCGTCCTTCCTCGCGATCGGGTCAGCCGAGCGCGGCGGGGGTGCCGTCGGCGTCGCTCGCGCCGTCCTCCCGCGCTTCGGCCTCCGCTTCCCCTTCGCCGACATGGCGGGTGACGTACATCAGCACCCCCAGCGCCGCGAACAGGATCAGGCTGCCCAGCAGCAGGGCATAATCCTCCAGTTGCAGCAGCACATAGAGCACCCCGTAGAGCAGCGTCAGCACCCCGCCGATCACCAGCGCCCGGCCGGTGCCGCCCAGCACCGCCTTCGAATAGCTGCCGATCAGCCCGATCAGCGCCGCCGCCGCCAGCACATAGGCGGGGGTGAGCGAGATATATTCGGCCAGCGCCAGCAGCAGCAGGAAGAACAGCACCAGCCCCAGCCCCACCAGCGCATAGGCCAGCATCGGCACCCGCCGCCGCCCGGTCACGTCATAGGCGAAGAAGGTCAGGAAGGTCAGCGCGATGAACAATATCCCATATTTCAGCGATCGTTCGACCTGCGCATAGAGGTCGGCCGGCTGGATCAGCCGCACCTCGGCCAGGCCCGGCGCGCCCTGTTCGCGGGCGGCCCCGGTGCTGGCGCGCATCGCCAGCGGCCTGTTCGCGACCAGATAGCTGGTCGACCAGCGCGCCGCGAACCCCTTGGCCGATATGCTGCGCCGGTCGGGCAGCAGCCCGCCCGTGAAGCTCGGATGCGGCCAGGGCGAGGCAAGGTCGACGGTCATGCGGCGGGCATGGCCGTCCACGCCGAAGCCGGTGCTGCCCTTGACCGGCAGCCGGCTCGACAGCCGGATCGGCCCGGCCGGCGGCGCGCTCAGCCCGGCCGGGGCGCTGATCGCGCCGCCGGGCAGCTTCAGGTCGCGGCTGCCCGGTTCGGCCTCCACCAGCCGGCCGTCGATCCGCATATGCGGGATCGATCCGCCGAAGCCGCGCGGATCGTCGATCGCCAGCACATAATAGGCGCGGGCCCAGTCGAGACGCGCCGGATCGACATCGCCCCCGGCGATCGCGCCGGTCGAGAAGCGCGCCTCCACCGCCAGGTCGGCCTGGTAGACCACCGTTTCGAACAGCGATCGGCGGCGCAGCTCGGGCGCCAGCCGCGCGGTGACGTGCAGGTCGTCGGGCGCGATCACCAGCGCGTCCTGATGGTCCGCCAGCACCTGTTGCACCGCGCCGGCCCCGACACCGGCCACGGCACCGGTCACGGTGCCCGTCGCGGCCTCTGCCGGGGCGGCCTCCACGGCGGTCAGCCGCCTCTCGGTGAAGGGCACGACCAGCCAGGGGCCGCGCAGCGTCTGTTCGCCGGCCCATCCGGCGCTGATCTCGCTGCGGGCCTGCGCGGCGGTGGCGCTCCGGTCCCACACCAGCATGTAGATGACGAACAGCGGTATGCCGAGCGCGGCGGCGATCACCCCGATCGCCAGGAATCTGCGGCTGATGCTCATGACGGCCTCCGCCGGCGGGGATGTGGGGAAGGGCAGGACATGGTCGGTCTCCTCTCGATTGGCCGGGTCCACGCCTGTCATGCCGCCGCGCCGGACAGCGATCGGCAACTCCCGCCATTTGCCGCCACGCCGTGCTTGTCATGGCGGGGTCCGCGCGCCACTGTGCGGATTTGTACGGGATGGTGAGGGCTGCGC
The sequence above is drawn from the Rhizorhabdus dicambivorans genome and encodes:
- the creD gene encoding cell envelope integrity protein CreD, whose product is MSISRRFLAIGVIAAALGIPLFVIYMLVWDRSATAAQARSEISAGWAGEQTLRGPWLVVPFTERRLTAVEAAPAEAATGTVTGAVAGVGAGAVQQVLADHQDALVIAPDDLHVTARLAPELRRRSLFETVVYQADLAVEARFSTGAIAGGDVDPARLDWARAYYVLAIDDPRGFGGSIPHMRIDGRLVEAEPGSRDLKLPGGAISAPAGLSAPPAGPIRLSSRLPVKGSTGFGVDGHARRMTVDLASPWPHPSFTGGLLPDRRSISAKGFAARWSTSYLVANRPLAMRASTGAAREQGAPGLAEVRLIQPADLYAQVERSLKYGILFIALTFLTFFAYDVTGRRRVPMLAYALVGLGLVLFFLLLLALAEYISLTPAYVLAAAALIGLIGSYSKAVLGGTGRALVIGGVLTLLYGVLYVLLQLEDYALLLGSLILFAALGVLMYVTRHVGEGEAEAEAREDGASDADGTPAALG